The DNA sequence ATTCCCAGCGTCAGCGCGCGTAGTGAGCACAACGCTGACACTCGCAAGGCGGCGGAATGGCTGATGCAGAAGATGCAGGAGGCCGGGCTAGAGACGAAGCTGCACGAGACCGCCGGCCATCCGATCCTCGTCGGCGAGTGGCGCGGAGCCGGCGCCGGCGCGCCCACCGTTCTCATCTACGGCCATTACGACGTGCAGCCGCCCGAGCCGCTCGATCTGTGGACGAGTCCGCCGTTCGAGCCGGAGATCCGGGACGGCCGCCTCTACGCGCGCGGCTCGGTCGACGACAAGGGCCAGCTCTACCTGCACGTGAAGGCCATCGAGGCTCATCTCAAGGCGAACGGTAGGCTGCCCGTCAACGTGGTCATGCTGGCGGAAGGTGAGGAGGAGGTCGGCAGCGAGCACCTGATGCCGTTCGTCGAGGAGCACGCGAAGCTGCTCAAGCCTGACGCCGTCGTGATTTCCGACAGCTCGATGTTTGCGCCCGGCATGCCCAGCATCGGTGCCTCACTCCGCGGCCTCGCCTACTTCGAGATCCGCGTGCGCGGCGCACGCGGCGACCTCCATTCCGGCAGCTACGGCGGTGCCGTCGCGAATCCCGCCACTGCACTCGCCCGCATCATCGCCAGCTTTCACGATGATGACGGCCGGATCCTCATCGACGGCTTCCATGATGATGTGCGCGCCGCACCCGAGTTCGTGGAACAGATCAGGACACTGCCGTTCGACGAGAAGGAGTACATCGCAGAAACGGGAGTTCCGGAGCTGACGGGCGAGAAGGGATACACAACCTACGAGCGCCTGTGGATCCGCCCCACGTGCGAGGTGAACGGGCTGCTGTCCGGCTATACCGGTGAAGGCTCCAAGACCGTTCTGCCCGCGTATGCGATGGCGAAGGTCAGCTGCCGGCTGGTACCCGACCAGGATCCGAAGAAGATCGAGAAGCTGTTCCAGCAGCACGTGAAGAAGGTCGCTCCCAAGGGTGTGACCGTGGAGGTACTCGTGCTGCACGGCGGCAGGCCGTGGCGCGCGAAGCTCGAGGGCCGCCTGTATGAGGCGGGGGCGCGCGCCCTGCGTGACGCGTTCGGCCGTGACGTCATCTATGCCGGCGAGGGTGGCTCCATCCCGATCGTGTCGGAGTTCGAGCGCGTCCTCGGCGCGCCCGCGCTGCTCATGGGCTTCGGACTTCCCGGAGAGAACGCACATGCACCGGACGAATGGATGAGCGTCGAGAATTTCGAGAAGGGCACGCACGCATCGGCGCGCCTGCTCGAGGAGCTCGCATGATGGTGAAGCGCACCATGCGGCTCGCGCTTGCCGCACTCGTCATCGCCGCGTGCGGCGACAGCGACGAGCCGGCCGTGCAGGACGGCCCCCCTGCAACCACCTCCGCTCCCGCCGCACCGGTCGCAGTGAGCTTCGATACTGCGACGCTGATGTTCGTCACGTCCACCGACACCACCCTGATGACAGCGGAAGTGGCGGCACGTGCGGACCAGCGCGCCTTCGGTCTGATGGATCGCGATGAGCTGGGCGCCGATGACGGCATGATCTTCCTCTACGACGAGGCCCAGAGCGGTGATACCGGATTCTGGATGTATCGCACCAGGATTCCGCTCGATATTGCGTACTTCGATGGCGCGGGCAGGATCGTCGCCATTCAGCAGATGATGCCGTGTACCAGTCTCGACCCCGCCCGCTGCACGGGCTACGCCGCTGGTGTGCCGTTCTTCGGGGCCGTGGAGGCGAACCGCGGCTATTACGTGCGCAACGGCATCCGTGTCGGCGACCGCGTGGTGCTCCCCGGCCGCATCGGCGGCTGAGCGGCCGCACCACGCCGGCGCTCAGGCTTCACCGCGAAGGCAGGGAGAAAAAAAGGGGCGCCTTCGCGGGCGCCCCTTCACTGTTCACATCACCCCCGCTCAGCGCGACGCCGCGCCTCCCGGCCGGCGCTGCTGGCGAGCGACGTTCATCTCACGCTGCACCTGGTGCTTCAGCCGCGCGACCTTCTGTGGATACGTGAAGCAGTTTGGCGTGTTCGTGCCGCGCACGCAGCCGTTGTAGCCGAGCAGAGCCTTGTTCTCATCGCCCGGGTTGCGACTCAGGTACCAGGCGAGAATGCTCGTACCATTGCACAGGTTCGCCTCAATGTCGTACAGGTCGGCGCCGCAGTTGCGCCAGTGACCGGACCACAGCGGCATCACCTGCATCAGACCGCGCGCGCCAACGAAGCTCGTCGCACGCGGCTTGCCGCCGCTCTCGATCAGTACGACCGACAGCACGAACGCGGGGTCCAGACCACGCCTGTATGAATGCTGTACCAGCGGCCACGCGACCTGACGTGCAGTCGCTTCGCTCACTCCGCGACGGCGCAGCACCGCTTCCACCGGCGCTACGTGGTCCTGGTATAGTGCCACCCAGTCTTCCGTCTGCGACCCGCGGTCCTGAAGCCGCTCCATGTGCCTGCTCAGCACCTCCAGATGCACCCGCGGCGCTGGCGCTTCCGCCGCCAGCCGCGGCGCGCTCTCCGGCGCCTCCAGCCCTTCGGTGGTCACGCTTCCGACACCGAAGCCCACCACCAGCAGCAGCGGCGCCATCAGTCCGACAGCACGGATGCGCCGCAGCAGCAGCTCGAGATCCTCGAATATCCCCGCTCGCTCATCGCGATCCGGAGAATACGATCGTCTGAATAGCGTCATCGCCTCGACAGCGTTCCTGTGATCTTCGCTTCACCGACGGATCGCCGGCCCTGACCGAGGAGCAGGAAAAATATCGGCAAGACGGGGCACCCGCCGCAAGTCGTGATCTCTAATCCGATGCGGCATCGAAGCTTACGTGGCTGTCCTTATGGCAGGAACGGCCCCCGGCAGCCGTGGGGTCCGGTGATCCCGACCACCCCTCAATCCTCCAGGCCGCGGAGGATCTCGTGCAGCGACGCGATGGGCACCAGATATCGTTCAGTACAGAACTCGCAGGTGACTTCAGCGCCCCCGCGTTCGGCCCCCTCGTCGATGAGGCCGGCCACGGCCTCGGCGCCGAGCATCATGATGGCGCGTTCTGCACGATCGACGGAGCACGGGCAATGGAAGCGGACGTCGCGTCGCTCCAGTACCTGGTGCTCGTCGCCGAAGATGCGGGCGAGGATCTGCTCGGGCGATTCCCCGGCGCGAAGCATGGTAGTGGGGTGCGGGAGCTCGCGTATGACGTTCTCGATTCGCTCCGCGTCGGTGTCGGTGACGCCGGGCAGGAGCTGGACGAGGTAGCCGCCGGCGGCGTCGACGGAGCCATCGGCATTGACGAACACGCCGATGCCGACGGCGGACGGGATCTGCTCGCTGACGGCGAGGTAATGGGCGAGGTCCTCGCCGACTTCGCCGGATACGATCTCTACGGTCCCGATATAGGGCTGACCCATACCGAGGTCCTTCGTCACGGTGATCTGGCCGGCAGTGCCGACGGCGCCGCGCACGTTCAGCTTGCCGTTGCGGCTCTGCTCCACGTCGGGCTGGGGGTTGGCGACGAGACCGCGTACACCGCCGCTGCCATTGGCGGAGGCGAGGAGGGTGCCGGCGGGGCCGTCGCCCTGGATGCGCACGGTGATGAGCTGGTCCGGCTCCTTGAGCATCGCGCCGAACAGGAGCGCGCCGGTGGAGAGTCGGCCGATGGCGGCGGTGACGACCGGGATGGTGTCGTGCCTGCGCTTCAGCTCCTCGACGACGCCGGTGGCATCGATGGCGAATGCGCGGACCAGGCCTCCGTGGGCCGTCGCGCGTACCAGGTAGTCACGCTTCATGGGACTCCAAAGAAAACGGCCCCGAACGTTCGGGACCGGGATGATCCAGTGGGTCTGGCGATGGCGATACACCGGGGGGCACGCAGGGCGCCACGCGGTGGGACACCCTTACAAGTCGTCTTCGTTGAGCTGGCCGCGAACGATGACCAGGATCGCCGCCTGCGGCACTACGAGATATTTCGTGCCCTCGAACGTGATCTCGACG is a window from the Longimicrobiales bacterium genome containing:
- a CDS encoding lytic transglycosylase domain-containing protein, with translation MTLFRRSYSPDRDERAGIFEDLELLLRRIRAVGLMAPLLLVVGFGVGSVTTEGLEAPESAPRLAAEAPAPRVHLEVLSRHMERLQDRGSQTEDWVALYQDHVAPVEAVLRRRGVSEATARQVAWPLVQHSYRRGLDPAFVLSVVLIESGGKPRATSFVGARGLMQVMPLWSGHWRNCGADLYDIEANLCNGTSILAWYLSRNPGDENKALLGYNGCVRGTNTPNCFTYPQKVARLKHQVQREMNVARQQRRPGGAASR
- a CDS encoding DUF192 domain-containing protein; this translates as MMVKRTMRLALAALVIAACGDSDEPAVQDGPPATTSAPAAPVAVSFDTATLMFVTSTDTTLMTAEVAARADQRAFGLMDRDELGADDGMIFLYDEAQSGDTGFWMYRTRIPLDIAYFDGAGRIVAIQQMMPCTSLDPARCTGYAAGVPFFGAVEANRGYYVRNGIRVGDRVVLPGRIGG
- a CDS encoding dipeptidase, whose translation is MQNNGAVAQYIDANRERFRDELFDFLRIPSVSARSEHNADTRKAAEWLMQKMQEAGLETKLHETAGHPILVGEWRGAGAGAPTVLIYGHYDVQPPEPLDLWTSPPFEPEIRDGRLYARGSVDDKGQLYLHVKAIEAHLKANGRLPVNVVMLAEGEEEVGSEHLMPFVEEHAKLLKPDAVVISDSSMFAPGMPSIGASLRGLAYFEIRVRGARGDLHSGSYGGAVANPATALARIIASFHDDDGRILIDGFHDDVRAAPEFVEQIRTLPFDEKEYIAETGVPELTGEKGYTTYERLWIRPTCEVNGLLSGYTGEGSKTVLPAYAMAKVSCRLVPDQDPKKIEKLFQQHVKKVAPKGVTVEVLVLHGGRPWRAKLEGRLYEAGARALRDAFGRDVIYAGEGGSIPIVSEFERVLGAPALLMGFGLPGENAHAPDEWMSVENFEKGTHASARLLEELA
- the hslO gene encoding Hsp33 family molecular chaperone HslO codes for the protein MKRDYLVRATAHGGLVRAFAIDATGVVEELKRRHDTIPVVTAAIGRLSTGALLFGAMLKEPDQLITVRIQGDGPAGTLLASANGSGGVRGLVANPQPDVEQSRNGKLNVRGAVGTAGQITVTKDLGMGQPYIGTVEIVSGEVGEDLAHYLAVSEQIPSAVGIGVFVNADGSVDAAGGYLVQLLPGVTDTDAERIENVIRELPHPTTMLRAGESPEQILARIFGDEHQVLERRDVRFHCPCSVDRAERAIMMLGAEAVAGLIDEGAERGGAEVTCEFCTERYLVPIASLHEILRGLED